aatcaaggtttatggctttaatcaatgtttgcaaccgttaattatgaatgaagaatgaagaataaataaaccctaataatcaattatgtgtatatcaatcacaaaacacccatcattgggttcacaaccctagtaagagaatttagctactcatgacaaagaataagaaataagaaattgaagaattcataattgcttactttggaagaaaagaggaattgataatacttgaattgatgtttgagtcttcaaaaactagagagtatttgatgttctaagtcaagagacaaaaaaatataataactcccccaattaaaaccctacaatgactatttataggttctgaaaacgtaaaagttacagatttacactttggtccccgtcgataCAAAATACTGTCCGTAAATTgaagtacggaccgtaaactagtttacgaccAGGTCTTCCTTCAAGACTTGAGCAACTGCAAtctcttgaaatacggaccgtattttgatttacggtccgtcttctgcatagtcgtctttcaacttcgactttctgccagatgcttgaatggttaaatacgctttgaaatatggaccgtaaagtggaatacggtccataaaagttgttcgtaaatcaccatttccttagcctgcctttctggttcttcttattcttaaatacgcccatggaatacggcccgcatttgagaatacggtccgtaaacagaGTTTACGACCACCTCTGCACTTTTAACTGTTTTCATTCCAAATCTGTTCCGTCACCTGAAAATcactaaaaacacattaaatagacactaacttgcttaaaaacaagtaaaacttctcgtaaaaagacCTTGAATGTGCCATAAATTCCCGACACATcaataagcagttacgtgtttggatgAAAGTGGTGAAACTAGTAAGAAACACCTGACATGTTTCCTAAAAAAGTTCTGATAAGCATATTTTCTGTTAAAATGACTATAATGCCCTTAAAGTTATTCACATATAAGAATGTAACTTTTACAAAatcttatattatttcaaatacgAAATAATTTATGTCTCACTTTATTTTTAATACAAAATTGATTagataaaattatttttatataaaaattatcTTATAATAAGCTAACATATAATCATAAGTATATGTAACATTTAATACGGCACACATGCAAGTTCACGACAAAAACATATCTTATTTACCACTGCTGCAAATTATATACTAATAATAAAAAGAATACATGCACAGGCATAAGTAAAAAATACATAGATGACATTACTATCTCAAGAAGGAACAAGAAAAGATAAAGGGGTTCAAGTGAAATTGCAAAATACTCCAGCATGCATCTTCATAAAACAATATGCAAAAGAAGAAATAAACTTATTACCCCAAATAATGCTGACGAGAATGTATAGAATTGTTGTTAACGTTTAAGGTGTCGAGAAAATTTTAAGTTTGGAGAATTTGCAAAACTAATGCTAACGGGTTAGGGGTTTTGATTTAAGAAAAGGAATTTAAGAAATTGCATAAGAATATTAGGGATAAAATTATAAAAAAGTTAATCAaacaaaaagtgcttataagctacTATAAAATAATAACAGCACATAGTCATATACAATGCACATTACTAAACACGTGTGTCGTTatcaaccaaaacactagataattCTCATTCATTTCAAGCATATAAAAGATTCCATCATTGAAGTCATAATTCTCCATTATCTATAAACAACCGAAACTAATTGTGGTTATCAACTTACCATACCACACAAAAACGAAATTGAAATTAAGAATATCAAACCACATAGAACTAATTTAATACGGTAATTTTAGAGCATTTTCAAAAAATGAAAATCAAAATTATCGAACTGAAATTTTTAAAATCATACCGTACCGTGCTATGAAAACCCCGGTGCGATCTACTACTTCTTCGTCCTCAGCGTGCTGGTCTCCTCTTCCTCCATTGGGACCACCATCGCATAACCTTGACTGCTGAATACCTTCTTTTTTGTTGTCTTCAATTGCAGAAATTGGCAACCAGCTACAAAACATAAGCCAATGTtctgtaattttttttaattgttttcttTTACAAAGAAAATACTTTTGTTTTATGTGGCATATTCTTGCATTTTCTTTAACTTTCTGATATGGCCTTTGACGGATTCAAAAGTTAATGCAGTCCCACTAATATACTGGAAACAATTAATTTAACATAAGGGAACTTAGGTAATATTCTAATTACTTGCCGGACTTaccaaatttaataaaattagGTCAGATAATTTTTTTAGTGGGGTTCTAGGTGAGCAATAAAGAAGTCCTAAACATTCGAGCGATCTTTGGGTAAGGCAACAATAATTTATGTCCTATGGGTTAGAGTCTAGGGATGAAGACAGCCAACAAAGCAGGTAAGTTTTtaatttgtcttatttttttgtcttttttatgACTGTGGTGTCCGCGCTTAGATTAATTTGTGAGCACTTCGACTAATTCTAATAGATATTTGATGTTTTTCACCTGTATAGGTATAGGTAAGTTTATCCACTGAATTATAACTACCAGCTATTATTTTACATGATTAACATGGGAAGACGATAATTAGATCTATGAAGTTTCAGCCTTAGCTTTATGGTATAGTTATCAGGTAACTTAGAAGAAATTGATTCAGTTTGAGTGATTGTAGAAAGACTTACCAAATCCGCACATTTCACACAGGTTCAGACTACATTCACAGCAGAGCAGTTAGCACAGATCTATATCCATGACATAGTCCAGTTGCACGGGGTTCCTATTtttattatttctgacagagggtCATAGTTTACGGTTCAGTTTTGGCGGTCTTTTCAGAAGGCTTTAGGTACTACGATTGAGACCAGTACAACATTCACCCACGGACAGATGGTCAGTCAGAGCGGTTCATTCAGATCTTGGAGGACATAATGAGAGCATGTGCCATTGATTTTGAAAGTCATTGGGATGAGCAGTTGCCTTTGGTAGAGTTCGCCTCTAATAACAGCTACCAGTCCAGTATTGAGATGGCTCCATATGAGACTTTGTACGGTAGGCGGTGTCGTTCTCCAGTTGGTTGGTTCGAACTAGGTGAGAGGAAGCTTTTAGGTCCAGAGATGGTTCAGCAAGCTTTGGACAAGGTAAAGGTAATCCAAAACCGGCTCAAGACAACTCAAAGCAGGCAAAAATCTTATTCGGACAAGAGAGTTTGTGATCTGAAGTTCATGGAGGGTGATATGGTTCTTTTAAAAGTatcgcccatgaaaggtgttatgagatttggcaagaagggcaagttgagcccgaggtatATCAGTCCTTTTGAGATCCTAGAGCAGATAGGAGCAATTGCCTATAGACTGGCTTTACCACCATTCTTATCAGAAGTTCATTCAATTTTTCATGTTTCCATGCTCCGAAAATACTCTAGAGACCTGAGCCATACTGTTCAGGTTATTGACCATGAGACAGTTCATCTTGATCAAAAGTTAGCCTATGAGGAGGTCCcgatagctattttggaccgACAGGTTCGCCAGCTAAGATCTAAGAGTATTCCTTCTGTAAAAATTTTGTAGAGGAACCATCCAAGgcaggaggctacttgggaggcGGAGCAGGACATTCGGGATAGATACCCACAGCTTTTTTCTTGAGTCCATGTCAAACACAAAGAAGCTTCAATGCATCTTGCATTGGTTACAGTTATGCTCTCAGTATGTTCTCGCAAGGATTTTTTTTAACTAATAGATAATGTGtttacatattcatatctatGTGTTGCCTCATTGTAGTTACGTTGGTGTTTATATTCTTTATTTGTAATTTTACATGATGGTACGGGGTCGCCTAGTACCCCATTTGCATGTGATTGATGGTATGGAGTCGCTCGGAACTCCCTAGTATATGTTACTTTGTAAATTATGATTGGTGGGTGTTGTTGTTATCAGTTTTAAGACAGGTACATAAGTGGCATTAGTCctaattataggggaaactctgcccaaattttagTAGGCTAATAGATTTGATAAGACGGTTAAGGTTGTCCGTGTTCTTCTTTGACCACGCGAAGAGCTTTTCttacgttcgaggacgaacgttattTTAAGGGAGGGAGAATGTAACAACCCGATATTTCTTTAAGTGTTTAGAATTTCTCCCTGATTTATAGTTTATCTAATTTTAACGGGTTACATATCGAAGCGGTATTAATTATATataaatttatttgaaaatattatttatataatatatgagATGGTAAATTGGTTAAGATTAAATAAGTGGGCTAGGCCCACTATTTCAGTTTCTACTGATCACGTTCTTAAGTGAAGGGAGAGGCACAAAAATCAATTTTTATTCCTACTctagagagagaagagagcgtaGGGAAACATAGGTTTGTTGGTTGTGTCTAAAAGGTTGTCACCGGAGGTTTCCCATGAGTTAACAAAAGGCATCAGGTACATATGGTTGTTATCTCTATTATATAAGCATTGGAATGCTGTTGAGATATATTTATTCAAGCGTAGTAGtaatggaaaagaaaaaaaagttaagAGATTACCTAATGATTAGGGAAGATTAATGATCATGCAATGATGACTAGTTGTAGAATTGTGTTAGTGATAGGAGTTGATATCAAACAAATAGGGTTCAAAATATGATATTTCCTTACTGCAAAAAAATTCTCAAATCCGCAACCCAGTGTGTCGTTCTTTTCCTCCCTctgtttcctttctttcttattttaCACACTTAGATTATTATTATCTGGGACTAGAACACACATATTTTTATATAGATAAAGTTATAGGATTAGTTTCTCTAGACtaatttgggccatttatttatGTTATTAAATATATTGAGGCTATTTGAGATCGTTTCAAGAGAATTTGGCGTTTCAAGAGAGGTTTGCATTCCGGTTGtaaggcaagtgaggcttaaactcttagtttacttgcttttcataacaagcatatggtttgtgttgtagGTAAGaatttaaaccatttagttcgtgtgagtgggcaagcatgatctaaattggataatttccaagtttctaaagtaatgaccgtatgagtcctttagcgtaatttcgcttaaatagatactatttatataaatgtaaagtttagaagtggtattgattggatgtatgttccacttGTCATATCTTCAGAGAGGCATACTTCCACAGGTCCTATTAATGTTCAGTGAGAGATAGATGCTAGAATTTTAAGTGActcgggtaagatgggggtaaataatgccctctccggaagacgggttaagacatagacaaatacatactatgtcccgtgagcatacattcagattcagtgtatttcatgtattgctcgtccgggtaagatggggataaataatgccctctccagaagacggggtaagacataaacaaatacgtactatgtcccgtgagcatagatttaGATTCAGTGTAGTGCATCTATTGCTTGTTCGGGTAAGATgagggtaaataatgccctctccggaagacggggtaagacatagataaatacgtactatgtcccgtgagcatagattcagatttagagtatttcatgttttgcttgtttatgcttcatgatttcagccttagcttcagtgtttgtatatatttaacatacttgtactgtgtaattgcttttatgcattatcagaaatttcaaagacttgccccaggggtaagctgaAAGTGTCGATGATCTTGTTGGGTATTTTAGACTCAcgcttgttgatgttgtatgtgtgcaggtgtggttaacggcgaccaggtagccgatacttgattcattccagcttCATTCAGTCCAGTTCAAtcgaggtgagccaccattagatcatggcggcctcttcttctttagttgacttagtagtattccgagctacgtctcgtacttttatattcagactagtagtaccatgacttagacattttatgggatttatgggcaagactcagtatttgtatttcgcttccgcacttttctttatattataagactttgcgtattattcattttattcgttaatttt
The nucleotide sequence above comes from Lycium barbarum isolate Lr01 chromosome 3, ASM1917538v2, whole genome shotgun sequence. Encoded proteins:
- the LOC132631220 gene encoding uncharacterized protein LOC132631220, with product MRACAIDFESHWDEQLPLVEFASNNSYQSSIEMAPYETLYGRRCRSPVGWFELGERKLLGPEMVQQALDKVKVIQNRLKTTQSRQKSYSDKRVCDLKFMEGDMVLLKVSPMKEVHSIFHVSMLRKYSRDLSHTVQVIDHETVHLDQKLAYEEVPIAILDRQVRQLRSKSIPSVKIL